One segment of Calliopsis andreniformis isolate RMS-2024a chromosome 1, iyCalAndr_principal, whole genome shotgun sequence DNA contains the following:
- the Acc gene encoding acetyl-CoA carboxylase, with translation MSENPVSFVVGDLDDPEEMEDSFPTEGIDASIVQVQQSAMPGLVERRKRLRPSMSQGTVMIQTQSRLYEKDFTVATPEEFVHRFGGTKVINKVLIANNGIAAVKCMRSIRRWSYEMFKNERAVRFVVMVTPEDLKANAEYIKMADQYVPVPGGTNNNNYANVELIVDIAIRTQVQAVWAGWGHASENPKLPELLHKNNICFIGPSERAMWALGDKIASSIVAQTADVPTLPWSGSELKAQYSGKKIKISSELFKKGCVSSAEECLAAANKIGFPIMVKASEGGGGKGIRKVENAEELPTLFRQVQTEIPGSPIFIMKLAKCARHLEVQLLADNYGNAISLFGRDCSIQRRHQKIIEEAPAVIAKPEVFEEMEKAAVRLAKMVGYVSAGTVEYLYDTSGRYYFLELNPRLQVEHPCTEMVSDVNLPAAQLQIAMGLPLHHIKDIRLLYGESPWGDSIIDFDQPRHKPQPWGHVIAARITSENPDEGFKPSSGTVQELNFRSSKNVWGYFSVGASGGLHEFADSQFGHCFSWGEDRYQARENLVIALKELSIRGDFRTTVEYLITLLETDSFQQNNIDTAWLDLLIAERVRSDKPDVLLAVTCGALHIADRTITAAFTGFQTAMEKGQIQASNDLDNIIDVELINDGYKYKLQAAKSGPNSYFLVMNGSYKEVEVHSLSDGGLLLSLDGASFTTYMREEVDRYRIIIGNQTCIFEKDNDPSLLRSPSAGKLINFLVEDGGHVEAGQAYAEIEVMKMVMTVTASESGSVFYVKRPGAILEAGALIAHLELDDPSLVTKAQEYTGQFPETAAPAVSEKLNHLHAKYRTALENILAGYCLPDPYHLPRIRELIEKFMNSLRDPSLPLLELQEVIATISGRIPISVEKKIRKLMSLYERNITSVLAQFPSQQIAAVIDGHAATLSKRSERDVFFLTTQSIVQLVQRYRNGTRGRMKTAVHELLRQYYTVESQFQQGHYDKCVSALIEQHKDDVAAVTAIIFSHNQVTKKNVLVTMLIDHLWANEPGLTDELSSTLTELTSLNRTEHSRVALRARQVLIAAHQPAYELRHNQMESIFLSAVDMYGHDFHPENLQKLILSETSIFDILHDFFYHSNRAVCNAALEVYVRRAYISYELTCLQHLELSGEVPLVHFQFLLPNNHPNRESQYPVNHRIGAMAAFQDMDQFVRYSDEVLDLLEDLSSPSSISAKVLEAVDAVGSESRHSTSINVSISTAEPSGTVEMGERPTEPVHILSIAVQEIENHDDIIMAKLFGDWCATNKEELISRGIRRVTFAALKKRQFPKFFTFRQRDGFIEDKIYRHLEPACAFQLELNRMKTYDLEALPTSNQKMHLYLGKAKVAEGQQVTDYRFFIRSIIRHSDLITKEASFDYLHNEGERVLLEAMDELEVAFSHPLAKRTESNHIFLNFVPTVIMEPVRLEESVTSMVLRYGPRLWKLRVRQAEIKMTIRPAPGKPTSTIRLCIANDSGYSTDLHLYTEATDPKTGIIRFESIPSSTAGSTWRPGPMHGLRISTPYLTKDYLQAKRFQAQSAGTTYVYDLPDIFRQQTEKLWTKYIEERPNSEIKIPNPVMDCVELVLEGENLVEQKRLPGENDVGMVAWRLRLYTPEYPDSGRDVILIANDLTYLIGSFGPREDLVFCRASERARQLGIPRIYFAANSGARIGLAEEVKSVFRIAWEDENDPGKGFKYIYLTPDDYARLASLNSVKASLIEDRGESRYRLTDIIGKDDGLGVENLKYAGMIAGETSRAYDEIVTISIVSCRAIGIGAYLLRLGQRVIQIENSHIILTGYRALNAVLGREVYASNNQLGGIQIMHNNGVSHATDARDVDGVATALMWLSYYPKYKGAPLPILPSPLPDPIDREITYVPTKTAYDPRWMLEGRQLQNGTNVWESGFFDRGSWHEIMRAWAQTVVTGRARLGGIPCGIIAVETRSVELHLPADPANLDSEAKTISQAGQVWYPDSSYKTAQAIKDFGKEELPLFIFANWRGFSGGMKDMYEQVMKFGAYIVDGLREYTRPIFVYIPPYGELRGGAWAVVDPTINPRYMEMFADNTSKAGVLEPEGMVEIKFRMKDILKTMHRVDGVIQKLKEKLATVNTTEERTEIEAQIRKREHDLGPMYHQVAVHFAELHDTPGRMFEKNTIHDIIPWRKARKLLYWRLKRRILEDRVKDEILSTQPSIDVRQIGAMLRRWFIEDKGPTESYLWDQDECATNWLESQQKDPNSVVSRNITCVKQDAVVSRVKEALEACPEMRLIAVLEIAHRLQPAERAELQRTLSQLDTTTTQEHHNDSSASS, from the exons GCCCAGCATGTCGCAGGGCACGGTGATGATCCAAACGCAGAGTCGGCTCTACGAAAAAGACTTCACGGTTGCCACACCTGAGGAATTTGTTCATCGTTTCGGCGGCACTAAGGTCATCAATAAG GTCCTCATCGCCAACAACGGAATAGCAGCAGTAAAATGTATGCGTTCGATTCGTCGCTGGTCCTACGAGATGTTCAAAAACGAACGCGCTGTTCGTTTCGTCGTGATGGTCACGCCAGAAGACTTGAAGGCGAATGCAGAGTACATAAAAATGGCAGATCAGTACGTCCCTGTTCCTGGCGGGACGAATAACAACAACTATGCTAACGTGGAGCTGATCGTTGACATTGCTATTCGCACCCAGGTTCAAGCTGTGTGGGCTGGATGGGGACACGCGTCCGAAAATCCAAAATTACCGGAGCTGCTTCACAAGAATAATATCTGCTTCATCG GACCATCTGAGAGAGCAATGTGGGCCCTTGGAGACAAAATCGCCTCTAGCATAGTAGCTCAAACGGCAGACGTGCCAACACTACCTTGGTCAGGGTCAGAACTGAAAGCTCAGTACAGTGGGAAGAAGATCAAAATTTCTTCTGAACTTTTTAAGAAAGGCTGTGTTTCATCGGCGGAGGAATGCTTAGCAGCGGCCAACAAAATAGGCTTTCCTATTATGGTGAAGGCTAGCGAGGGAGGTGGTGGTAAAGGTATCAGGAAAGTGGAGAATGCTGAAGAATTACCAACACTGTTTAG GCAGGTACAAACTGAGATACCTGGATCCCCAATATTCATCATGAAACTAGCAAAATGTGCCCGACACTTGGAAGTCCAGTTATTGGCTGATAATTATGGTAACGCAATATCATTATTCGGTCGTGATTGCTCCATCCAGAGGAGGCATCAGAAGATCATCGAGGAGGCTCCTGCAGTGATCGCCAAGCCGGAAGTTTTTGAAGAAATGGAAAAA GCCGCTGTGAGATTGGCGAAAATGGTTGGCTATGTCAGCGCAGGTACTGTCGAATACCTTTACGACACATCTGGGCGATATTACTTCTTGGAGTTGAATCCAAGGCTTCAAGTAGAGCATCCCTGCACGGAGATGGTATCAGACGTAAATCTGCCAGCAGCTCAGCTTCAGATTGCTATGGGATTACCGCTTCATCACATTAAGGACATTCGTCTTCTTTACGGAGAAAGCCCATGGGGCGACAGTATCATCGATTTTGATCAACCACGGCATAAACCTCAGCCATGGGGTCACGTGATTGCAGCGAGAATAACTAGTGAAAATCCTGACGAAG gtttcaagccAAGTTCTGGTACTGTGCAAGAGCTGAACTTCCGATCTTCGAAGAACGTCTGGGGTTACTTCTCGGTAGGAGCTTCTGGCGGTCTCCACGAGTTCGCAGACTCGCAATTCGGTCACTGTTTCTCCTGGGGCGAGGATCGTTATCAGGCTAGGGAGAACTTGGTTATAGCTCTGAAAGAGTTGAGCATCAGGGGTGATTTCAGAACCACCGTCGAATACCTGATTACATTATTGGAAACTGACTCCTTCCAGCAAAACAATATTGACACCGCCTGGCTTGATTTATTAATTGCTGAACGTGTCAGAAGTGACAAACCAGACGTGCTGCTGGCGGTAACCTGTGGTGCACTTCATATTGCTGATAGAACTATCACTGCTGCCTTTACTGGATTCCAAACAGCGATGGAGAAAGGACAAATACAAGCTAGCAATGATTTAGACAATATTATTGAC GTTGAACTTATCAATgatggatataaatacaagctaCAAGCAGCTAAATCTGGTCCTAACAGCTATTTCCTAGTTATGAATGGTTCCTACAAAGAAGTTGAGGTGCATAGTTTATCGGACGGAGGTTTGCTACTCTCTTTGGATGGTGCCAGTTTCACAACCTACATGAGAGAAGAAGTTGATCGTTATAGAATTATTATAGGAAATCAGACGTGTATATTCGAGAAAGATAACGATCCTTCTTTGCTGAGATCACCGTCAGCTGGAAAGCTAATTAACTTTCTAGTCGAGGATGGCGGTCATGTCGAAGCTGGACAAGCCTATGCAGAAATCGAAGTCATGAAGATGGTGATGACAGTAACAGCAAGCGAAAGTGGCAGTGTTTTCTACGTTAAGAGACCAGGTGCTATTCTCGAGGCTGGTGCTTTGATTGCCCATTTGGAGCTGGACGATCCAAGTTTGGTAACCAAAGCTCAAGAATACACTGGGCAATTCCCAGAAACAGCAGCACCAGCTGTTTCTGAGAAGCTGAATCATCTTCACGCTAAATATCGAACCGCTTTGGAGAACATTCTCGCAGGATACTGTCTACCAGATCCTTATCATTTGCCTCGAATACGAGAGCTCATCGAGAAGTTCATGAACTCCCTTCGTGATCCTAGTCTACCTCTGCTTGAACTTCAGGAGGTGATCGCAACGATATCTGGAAGAATTCCAATTTCTGTGGAGAAGAAAATAAGAAAGCTGATGTCCCTTTACGAGAGGAATATAACCTCCGTTTTAGCTCAGTTCCCTAGCCAGCAAATTGCTGCCGTGATCGATGGCCACGCAGCAACTCTTTCGAAGCGTTCTGAACGAGACGTCTTCTTCTTAACCACGCAATCCATAGTCCAATTAGTGCAAAGGTATAGAAACGGAACACGTGGCAGGATGAAGACCGCCGTTCACGAACTTCTTCGACAGTATTACACCGTCGAGAGTCAGTTCCAACAGGGTCACTACGACAAATGCGTCTCAGCCTTGATAGAGCAGCACAAAGACGACGTAGCTGCGGTCACAGCAATAATCTTCAGTCATAATCAGGTTACGAAGAAAAATGTTTTAGTCACTATGTTGATAGATCATCTTTGGGCGAACGAGCCTGGCCTCACAGATGAACTATCGAGTACATTGACAGAGCTAACTAGTTTGAATCGCACAGAACACAGTCGCGTGGCACTGCGCGCTAGACAAGTCTTGATTGCTGCGCATCAGCCTGCTTACGAGCTAAGACACAATCAAATGGAATCTATATTTTTGTCAGCGGTGGATATGTACGGCCACGATTTCCATCCTGAGAATTTGCAGAAGCTGATCCTCTCTGAGACGTCTATCTTCGATATTCTGCACGACTTTTTCTATCATTCCAATCGCGCGGTTTGCAATGCCGCTTTAGAGGTTTATGTACGAAGAGCTTATATTAGTTATGAACTGACCTGCCTGCAACACTTAGAATTGTCAGGTGAAGTTCCATTGGTGCATTTCCAATTCCTGTTACCTAACAACCATCCCAATCGAGAAAGTCAATATCCAGTTAATCATAGGATTGGGGCTATGGCAGCCTTCCAAGACATGGATCAATTCGTTCGATATTCAGACGAGGTGCTCGATCTTCTGGAGGATCTGTCTTCACCTAGTTCAATTTCTGCTAAAGTTTTGGAGGCGGTTGATGCAGTCGGAAGCGAGTCAAGACACAGTACGTCCATAAACGTATCTATAAGTACTGCAGAACCTAGTGGAACAGTGGAAATGGGCGAGCGACCCACAGAGCCTGTTCACATTTTAAGCATTGCCGTCCAAGAGATAGAGAATCATGATGATATCATCATGGCAAAGTTATTTGGCGATTGGTGCGCTACAAATAAAGAAGAATTAATTTCAAGGGGCATCAGAAGAGTCACATTTGCTGCTCTGAAGAAGAGACAGTTCCCGAAATTCTTCACGTTCCGTCAGAGGGATGGTTTCATAGAGGACAAGATTTATCGACACCTTGAACCTGCCTGTGCTTTCCAATTAGAATTAAATAGAATGAAAACCTACGACTTGGAAGCCCTGCCTACTTCGAATCAGAAAATGCATCTCTATCTTGGCAAAGCTAAAGTCGCCGAAGGACAACAAGTTACCGATTATCGTTTCTTCATTCGTTCAATTATCAGGCACTCAGATCTCATTACTAAAGAAGCTAGCTTCGATTATCTTCACAACGAAGGCGAGCGTGTTCTCCTGGAGGCTATGGATGAATTAGAAGTCGCATTTTCTCATCCACTTGCAAAGCGTACAGAATCCAATCACATCTTCCTTAATTTCGTGCCCACGGTCATCATGGAACCAGTGAGGCTAGAGGAAAGTGTGACCAGTATGGTGCTCAGATATGGTCCAAGGTTATGGAAGCTAAGAGTACGCCAGGCTGAAATAAAAATGACAATTCGTCCAGCTCCAGGAAAGCCAACATCTACCATACGTCTGTGCATCGCGAATGATAGCGGATACAGTACAGATTTGCATCTTTACACAGAAGCGACAGATCCAAAGACGGGTATCATTCGCTTCGAATCTATTCCTTCGTCTACAGCTGGAAGTACTTGGAGACCTGGACCTATGCACGGTCTGCGAATCTCCACTCCTTACTTAACCAAAGATTATCTTCAGGCAAAGCGTTTTCAAGCTCAAAGCGCTGGCACAACTTACGTTTATGATCTGCCAGATATATTTAGGCAACAAACAGAGAAGTTATGGACTAAGTACATAGAAGAAAGGCCGAATTCTGAAATAAAGATTCCTAATCCTGTAATGGACTGTGTCGAGTTAGTGTTAGAAGGTGAAAACTTGGTGGAGCAGAAGCGTCTTCCTGGTGAGAATGATGTCGGTATGGTTGCTTGGAGGTTGAGACTCTACACGCCAGAATACCCAGACAGTGGCCGAGACGTTATATTAATTGCTAATGATCTAACATATTTAATTGGTTCCTTTGGTCCGCGAGAGGACTTAGTGTTCTGTAGAGCGTCTGAGAGAGCTAGACAGCTTGGGATCCCTAGAATCTACTTCGCTGCGAATTCTGGTGCTCGTATTGGACTAGCAGAAGAAGTCAAAAGTGTGTTCAGAATTGCCTGGGAGGATGAAAACGACCCAGGAAAAGGCTTTAAGTATATATACCTAACCCCAGACGATTATGCACGTCTAGCATCGCTGAATTCAGTAAAGGCTTCGTTGATCGAAGATCGAGGAGAATCTCGATATAGACTTACAGACATCATCGGTAAAGACGATGGTCTTGGTGTAGAGAATTTGAAATACGCTGGAATGATCGCTGGCGAAACGTCCAGAGCTTACGATGAAATTGTcactatttctattgtatcctGTCGAGCCATTGGTATCGGAGCTTACCTGCTGCGTCTCGGGCAGAGGGTTATCCAAATAGAAAACTCGCATATTATTCTGACTGGATACAGAGCGTTGAATGCTGTATTAGGTCGTGAAGTGTACGCCAGTAACAATCAACTAGGTGGTATACAAATTATGCATAACAATGGTGTCTCACATGCAACTGATGCCAGAGACGTGGACGGTGTTGCGACTGCTCTGATGTGGCTAAGTTATTACCCCAAATATAAAGGAGCACCACTTCCTATATTACCATCCCCACTCCCTGATCCAATAGACAGAGAAATTACTTATGTCCCTACAAAGACAGCCTATGATCCAAGGTGGATGTTGGAGGGTAGACAGCTACAAAATGGAACCAACGTCTGGGAGAGTGGATTCTTTGACCGTGGCTCCTGGCAT GAGATAATGAGAGCTTGGGCTCAGACTGTGGTAACTGGACGAGCCAGACTAGGTGGAATTCCATGTGGTATTATTGCAGTAGAGACAAGGTCCGTTGAATTGCATTTACCTGCAGATCCTGCGAATTTGGATTCGGAGGCTAAAACGATATCTCAGGCAGGGCAAGTGTGGTACCCTGACAGTTCGTACAAAACCGCTCAGGCGATTAAAGACTTTGGAAAAGAAGAGCTACCATTATTTATCTTCGCCAATTGGAGAGGATTTTCTGGTGGAATGAAAG aTATGTACGAGCAGGTTATGAAATTCGGTGCCTATATTGTGGATGGGCTGAGAGAGTACACGAGGCCAATATTCGTATATATTCCACCATACGGAGAATTAAGAGGTGGTGCCTGGGCGGTGGTCGatccaactatcaatcctcgttACATGGAAATGTTTGCTGATAATACAAGCAAAGCAGGAGTTCTAGAACCCGAAGGAATGGTAGAAATTAAGTTCAGGATGAAAGACATACTTAAAACTATGCATAGAGTCGATGGTGTGATTCAAAAGCTCAAA GAAAAATTGGCCACTGTAAATACGACAGAGGAACGAACTGAAATTGAAGCTCAAATACGCAAGAGAGAGCACGATTTGGGACCCATGTATCACCAAGTCGCGGTACACTTCGCGGAGCTCCATGACACTCCAGGCAGAATGTTCGAGAAGAACACAATTCACGACATTATCCCATGGCGAAAGGCGCGAAAGTTGCTCTACTGGCGATTGAAAAGGCGTATTTTAGAGGATCGTGTAAAGGACGAGATCCTTTCGACCCAACCATCTATCGACGTGAGGCAAATTGGTGCAATGTTGAGGAGGTGGTTCATCGAAGACAAAGGCCCCACAGAGTCTTACTTGTGGGACCAAGACGAATGCGCGACGAATTGGTTAGAGAGTCAGCAAAAGGACCCGAACAGTGTTGTTTCGCGTAACATAACCTGCGTAAAACAAGATGCAGTCGTTTCTCGAGTGAAAGAGGCCCTCGAAGCGTGTCCAGAAATGAGACTAATAGCAGTTCTGGAAATTGCACACAGATTACAACCGGCGGAACGAGCAGAGCTGCAAAGAACTTTGTCGCAATTAGATACGACTACTACTCAAGAACACCACAATGACTCGAGTGCATCGTCCtaa